From one Acidobacteriota bacterium genomic stretch:
- a CDS encoding glycosyltransferase family 4 protein, translating to MGAVRVAIDVRKLNDFGIGTYVRNLVRQLARLDRETDYVLLCRRDDADFAASLGENFRTITQEAPNYSISEQFTVPLSLGRSRATLFHAPHYVLPPLTPCRAIVTIHDCIHLRFPQYLPNRLAHVYARAQIWSATRRARRVLTVSHASKRDIIRFFDVPEARISVIPNAIDERFRETPAEADLVRVRERYQLPERFIMYAGNVKPHKNLERLIDAFVTVRQRGFDDLGLLLSGSEVSRYAMLRRAVHRYNLHKHVRFLGYQTVETLAVLYRLAEVFVFPSLYEGFGLSPLEAIASGTPVVASNVSSLPEVLGDAAVLVDPLEAGSIADGITRVLEDDDLRADLRRKGLARAGRFSWERSVTQVRRIYEEIEGER from the coding sequence TTGGGAGCCGTGCGAGTCGCGATCGACGTACGCAAGCTGAACGACTTCGGGATCGGCACGTACGTCCGCAACCTCGTGCGGCAGCTCGCCCGGCTCGACCGCGAAACGGACTACGTGCTGCTGTGCCGCCGCGACGACGCCGACTTCGCCGCCTCGCTCGGCGAGAACTTCAGGACCATCACCCAGGAAGCGCCGAACTACTCGATCAGCGAGCAGTTCACGGTGCCCCTCAGCCTCGGCCGCAGTCGCGCCACGCTGTTCCATGCGCCGCACTACGTGCTGCCCCCGCTGACCCCGTGCCGCGCCATCGTCACGATTCACGACTGCATTCACCTGCGGTTCCCCCAGTACCTGCCGAACCGTCTGGCCCACGTCTACGCGCGGGCGCAGATCTGGTCCGCCACGCGCCGCGCCCGCCGCGTCCTCACCGTGTCGCACGCTTCCAAGCGGGACATCATCCGCTTCTTCGACGTCCCTGAAGCCAGGATCAGCGTGATCCCGAACGCCATCGACGAGCGCTTCCGCGAGACGCCGGCCGAGGCCGATCTGGTCCGCGTCCGCGAACGCTATCAGCTCCCCGAGCGGTTCATCATGTACGCCGGCAACGTGAAGCCGCACAAGAATCTCGAGCGCCTGATCGATGCGTTCGTGACGGTCCGACAGCGCGGGTTCGACGACCTCGGCCTGCTGCTGAGCGGCAGCGAGGTCTCGCGCTACGCCATGCTGCGGCGCGCCGTGCATCGCTACAATCTGCACAAGCACGTCCGCTTCCTCGGCTACCAGACGGTCGAGACGCTGGCGGTGCTGTATCGGCTCGCGGAAGTGTTCGTCTTCCCGTCCCTGTACGAGGGGTTCGGGCTGTCGCCGCTCGAAGCCATCGCCAGCGGCACGCCCGTCGTCGCTTCGAACGTCTCGTCGCTGCCGGAGGTTCTCGGCGATGCCGCGGTGCTGGTCGATCCCCTGGAAGCGGGGTCGATTGCCGACGGCATCACGCGCGTTCTCGAGGACGACGATCTCCGCGCGGACCTGCGGCGCAAGGGCCTCGCTAGAGCCGGCCGATTCTCGTGGGAGCGTTCGGTGACGCAAGTACGCCGCATCTACGAAGAAATCGAGGGAGAGCGCTGA
- a CDS encoding glycosyltransferase family 2 protein, translating into MTRLAIVIVSFNTRRDLEACLRSLHASPPRLTHAIVVVDNASSDGSVEAVRTAWPHVQVIEMGCNAGFAAATNAGIRARDSDLVLLLNSDTIVPPGSIDRLAGALDDDPAAAAAGPRLVGLDGTVELSFGRMLSPWNEARQKLIARGLARRIGPVVRWFERQVATPHHPEWVSGACLLVRRAAGAAAGWLDERFFLYGEDVDFCAALRAAGHRVLFTPAAEIVHARGRSGASDPAAARAAYRRSQIAFYRKHHPRWAGALRLYLRARGHHPPAL; encoded by the coding sequence CGGTCGCTGCACGCCTCCCCGCCCCGCCTGACGCACGCCATCGTCGTCGTGGACAACGCTTCGTCGGACGGCAGCGTCGAGGCCGTGCGGACCGCCTGGCCGCACGTGCAGGTCATCGAGATGGGATGCAACGCCGGGTTCGCGGCGGCCACCAACGCCGGAATCCGGGCCCGCGACAGCGATCTGGTGCTGCTGCTCAACAGCGACACCATCGTGCCGCCGGGGAGCATCGACCGCCTGGCCGGCGCCCTCGACGACGATCCCGCGGCGGCCGCGGCCGGGCCGCGCCTCGTGGGGCTCGACGGCACGGTCGAGCTCTCGTTCGGACGCATGCTGTCCCCCTGGAACGAGGCGCGGCAGAAGCTCATCGCGCGCGGTCTCGCCCGCCGCATCGGCCCCGTCGTCCGCTGGTTCGAGCGGCAGGTCGCGACGCCGCACCACCCCGAGTGGGTCAGCGGCGCGTGCCTGCTGGTACGCCGCGCCGCCGGGGCCGCGGCCGGATGGCTGGACGAACGGTTCTTCCTGTACGGGGAGGACGTCGACTTCTGCGCGGCGCTGCGCGCGGCCGGGCACCGCGTGCTCTTCACGCCCGCCGCCGAGATCGTTCACGCGAGGGGCCGCTCCGGCGCCTCCGATCCGGCCGCCGCGCGGGCGGCCTACCGGCGCAGCCAGATCGCGTTCTACCGCAAGCACCACCCGCGCTGGGCCGGCGCTCTGCGCCTCTACCTGCGCGCGCGCGGCCATCACCCGCCGGCGCTATAG